A region from the Lolium perenne isolate Kyuss_39 chromosome 4, Kyuss_2.0, whole genome shotgun sequence genome encodes:
- the LOC127294435 gene encoding uncharacterized protein has translation MARFSAATLLLILVGTVSVYTCSTLAGAALGRTLASSTRTRTKQPPAMDIALRASVSLRGLAEDFAKELWGGNHREGRRSGGAGDGAKAALSSPAARASVPLSRAELQDQQRQAMLAQIAYTNIQRDISMSDGVHEGAAAGRARPLSMHRRERSRGGGMASTEQQTARPLSRALRNFSGEISEGTKHGGRGVVKVGPWGGSGGLAFSMPGSGGGAARLLSVSVEHTDAVHGFSYEYLQAGVRRTSGPPDGDHYAPKGIGPVITTGSKIEFSSDEQLTAVEGTFGRCRGGWAMDEQLPEQVVVTSLTFHTDKGETYGPYGEETGTPFSIPAANGCIVGFWGRSGWLLDAIGVYITPCKAHNIPSPRQNIVLRDNFNFTQDNSRNA, from the exons ATGGCGCGCTTCTCCGCTGCCACCCTTCTCCTCATCCTCGTCGGCACCGTGTCCGTCTACACCTGTTCCACCCTCGCCGGCGCCGCTCTCGGCCGGACGCTGGCAAGTTCCACGAGGACGAGGACCAAGCAGCCGCCGGCGATGGACATCGCCCTCCGCGCCAGCGTCAGCCTGAGAGGCCTCGCAGAGGACTTCGCAAAG GAGCTCTGGGGTGGCAATCACAGGGAAGGACGTCGGTCAGGCGGCGCCGGGGACGGAGCAAAGGCAGCTCTCTCATCACCCGCCGCGCGTGCGAGCGTCCCACTCTCACGAGCCGAATTACAAGACCAGCAGCGCCAGGCCATGCTGGCACAGATAGCATACACTAATATTCAGAGAGATATCAGCATGAGCGATGGCGTCCACGAAGGAGCAGCAGCAGGGAGGGCGAGGCCCTTGTCAATGCACCGCAGGGAAAGGAGCAGAGGGGGAGGGATGGCGTCCACGGAGCAGCAAACAGCGAGGCCGTTGTCGAGAGCACTCCGCAACTTCTCCGGTGAGATCTCGGAGGGGACGAAGCACGGAGGAAGAGGAGTGGTCAAGGTCGGGCCTTGGGGAGGATCAGGCGGGCTAGCTTTCAGTATgcccggcagcggcggcggcgcggctcgCCTCCTCAGCGTCTCCGTCGAGCACACCGACGCCGTGCACGGCTTCTCTTACGAGTATCTTCAGGCTGGGGTGAGACGTACGTCGGGGCCGCCTGACGGCGATCACTATGCTCCGAAAGGAATTGGTCCGGTGATAACCACTGGGTCAAAG ATCGAGTTTTCATCCGATGAGCAGCTCACAGCGGTCGAGGGGACGTTTGGGCGTTGCAGAGGAGGATGGGCCATGGATGAGCAGCTCCCAGAACAAGTCGTCGTCACCTCCCTCACGTTCCATACGGACAAGGGAGAAACATATGGACCGTACGGCGAGGAGACGGGGACGCCATTCTCCATCCCTGCCGCAAATGGCTGCATCGTCGGCTTCTGGGGACGCTCTGGCTGGCTCCTCGATGCCATCGGAGTTTACATCACGCCGTGTAAAGCTCACAACATACCTTCTCCACGCCAAAATATAGTACTGCGTGATAACTTTAATTTCACTCAGGATAATTCTCGTAATGCTTGA
- the LOC127348726 gene encoding uncharacterized protein has protein sequence MANAAALLFLVAALLCHMRTGDAQRSCGKSDITFTVRKTGNVVGRQPEYVVAIRTSCSCSMKDVRVWCGGLEDSAVPLDASKVEVDDGMCVLKQPVAKGSPVIFTYSCEVPVNFRVFNTAPDC, from the exons ATGGCCAACGCCGCAGCTCTCCTTTTCCTCGTAGCCGCCCTTCTCTGCCACATGCGTACAG GTGACGCCCAACGATCCTGCGGCAAGTCCGACATAACATTCACGGTGCGCAAGACGGGGAACGTGGTCGGCCGGCAGCCGGAGTACGTGGTGGCGATCAGGACGTCGTGTTCGTGCTCGATGAAGGACGTGCGCGTGTGGTGCGGCGGCCTGGAGGACAGCGCCGTGCCGCTGGACGCGAGCAAGGTGGAGGTGGACGACGGGATGTGCGTCCTCAAGCAGCCCGTCGCCAAGGGCTCCCCGGTCATCTTCACCTACTCCTGCGAGGTGCCGGTGAACTTCCGCGTGTTCAACACCGCCCCTGATTGCTAA